A genomic window from Desulfobacterales bacterium includes:
- a CDS encoding PilZ domain-containing protein, producing MNISERRQYTRRQTEVGVSIFIKEETIPATVVDLCEGGFGLNCQRAFFPGTEIYLKLDDIDDFGIYGTVKWAFLQNTGNEISYRLGIQVERIAALPADGAQQTIDRTEFMKKIMPETIM from the coding sequence TTGAACATCAGTGAGCGCCGGCAGTACACGCGCCGGCAGACAGAAGTGGGCGTATCCATTTTCATAAAAGAAGAGACCATTCCGGCGACCGTTGTCGACCTCTGCGAAGGGGGCTTTGGTCTCAACTGCCAGAGAGCATTTTTCCCAGGGACTGAAATTTATCTTAAACTTGACGATATTGATGATTTTGGTATTTATGGAACCGTTAAATGGGCCTTTCTTCAAAATACAGGAAATGAAATCAGCTATCGGCTGGGAATCCAGGTGGAAAGGATTGCAGCGCTGCCGGCAGATGGCGCGCAACAAACTATTGATCGTACCGAATTTATGAAAAAAATCATGCCTGAAACCATAATGTGA